Proteins from one Listeria innocua genomic window:
- a CDS encoding 4Fe-4S dicluster domain-containing protein — translation MSQMSILEKIKDAGVVGCGGAGFPTHAKFSGEVEYLIINAAECEPLLKTDHFVMRNHAVETIKAIEMVKNQVGAEFAVIATKRYYTEEIAALRSAITELNASVTIHEMDNVYPTGDEQVMVFEVTGRVVPPSGIPLMVGCIVSNVSTMWNVFHAIQDDAPVIRKQLTVTGAVGEPKLLDVPVGTPFEVCLAAAGGTNLDEYLFLDGGPMMGKLNDQSTIAEKVVTKTTSGLIVAEDTGYLHKLHYQTVEQIFNETKSACIQCSLCSDLCPRQQLGHDIHPHKVMRHFAVAEDITDIKPDPIWEEAMICCECGICEVIACPMGLSPRQVNIHVKKELLKQGVRYQTDKKEFTPDPMRDYKSIAPKNILIKMGLQQYADVHLETMHYLDVDEVFIPTKMHIGAPSIPVVSEGDIVKKGDLIAKIPDTALGANIHASIDGQIIRITEEQVHIKRVMS, via the coding sequence CTGAGCCAAATGTCCATTTTAGAAAAGATTAAAGATGCCGGAGTTGTTGGTTGTGGTGGAGCGGGCTTTCCGACCCATGCCAAATTTAGCGGTGAAGTGGAATACTTAATTATTAACGCAGCGGAATGTGAACCGCTCCTAAAAACAGATCATTTTGTCATGAGAAACCATGCAGTAGAAACGATTAAAGCAATTGAAATGGTTAAAAACCAAGTAGGTGCAGAGTTTGCCGTTATTGCAACAAAACGGTATTACACAGAAGAAATTGCGGCTTTACGGTCAGCAATTACAGAACTAAATGCAAGCGTGACAATACATGAGATGGATAATGTCTATCCAACTGGCGACGAGCAAGTGATGGTCTTTGAAGTGACTGGACGCGTTGTGCCACCAAGCGGTATTCCACTTATGGTTGGCTGTATTGTATCGAATGTCTCGACAATGTGGAACGTCTTTCATGCAATTCAAGATGACGCGCCAGTTATTCGTAAACAGTTGACAGTAACTGGAGCAGTTGGAGAGCCAAAACTTTTAGATGTACCAGTTGGAACGCCATTTGAAGTATGTTTAGCAGCAGCTGGTGGAACTAATTTAGACGAGTATTTATTTTTAGATGGTGGACCGATGATGGGGAAATTAAATGATCAGTCCACTATTGCTGAAAAAGTTGTAACGAAAACAACTTCGGGTTTGATTGTGGCAGAGGATACGGGTTATCTGCACAAGCTACATTACCAAACAGTGGAACAAATTTTTAATGAAACAAAGTCGGCTTGTATTCAGTGTTCGCTTTGTTCGGATTTATGCCCGAGACAACAATTAGGTCATGATATTCATCCGCATAAAGTCATGCGCCATTTTGCGGTTGCAGAAGATATAACGGATATTAAACCAGATCCGATCTGGGAAGAAGCGATGATTTGTTGCGAATGTGGTATTTGTGAGGTAATCGCTTGTCCGATGGGGCTTTCCCCGCGCCAAGTAAACATTCATGTGAAAAAAGAGCTTTTAAAACAAGGTGTTCGTTATCAAACTGATAAAAAAGAATTTACGCCTGACCCGATGCGCGATTATAAATCGATTGCTCCAAAAAATATTCTAATTAAAATGGGCTTACAGCAATATGCTGATGTTCATTTAGAAACAATGCATTATTTAGATGTGGATGAAGTTTTTATCCCAACAAAAATGCATATTGGTGCGCCGTCTATTCCAGTAGTAAGTGAAGGGGACATCGTGAAAAAAGGCGATTTAATTGCGAAAATTCCTGATACTGCTCTTGGGGCAAATATCCATGCAAGTATTGACGGTCAAATTATTCGTATAACCGAAGAACAAGTTCATATTAAGAGGGTGATGTCATGA
- a CDS encoding BMC domain-containing protein, with product MKMDTLGFLELNSISKGIEAVDTMLKAANSELIYAKASCPGKYYILIAGTVDSVAQSIEAGTKIGAANIVGNLVIPRVSDQVIKAINKTEVPDEMNAVGVMEYYSCSGSIIAADAAVKAADVQLMDIRLATGIAGKSFVVLTGDTAACEAAVEAGLAAAKEEALLINKVVIPRPRKEVFESLIY from the coding sequence ATGAAAATGGATACATTAGGATTTCTCGAATTAAATAGTATTTCGAAAGGCATCGAGGCGGTTGACACAATGCTAAAAGCGGCCAACTCAGAATTGATTTATGCTAAAGCAAGCTGTCCTGGGAAGTATTATATATTAATTGCCGGTACAGTGGATTCTGTAGCTCAATCAATTGAAGCGGGAACGAAGATTGGTGCGGCAAATATCGTTGGGAACTTAGTCATTCCTCGCGTGTCCGACCAAGTAATCAAAGCAATTAACAAAACGGAAGTGCCAGATGAGATGAATGCAGTTGGTGTTATGGAGTATTATTCCTGTTCAGGATCAATTATTGCTGCAGATGCCGCGGTAAAAGCTGCAGATGTTCAGCTGATGGATATTCGGTTGGCGACGGGGATTGCTGGTAAATCTTTCGTTGTTTTAACTGGTGATACAGCAGCATGTGAAGCGGCCGTGGAAGCGGGACTTGCAGCTGCTAAAGAGGAAGCACTTTTAATTAATAAAGTAGTTATACCAAGACCTCGTAAAGAAGTTTTCGAGAGTTTAATCTATTAA
- the eutS gene encoding ethanolamine utilization microcompartment protein EutS, which produces MSFDDNKERVIQEYVPGKQVTLAHLIANPNRDIYTKLGLEEGASAIGILTITPSEASIIASDIATKSGDVRIGFIDRFSGSVVLTGDVSSVESALQQVVYSLHEILDFSIPKITRS; this is translated from the coding sequence ATGAGTTTTGATGATAATAAAGAACGCGTAATACAAGAATATGTACCGGGAAAACAGGTGACGCTGGCGCATTTAATCGCCAATCCGAACCGTGATATTTATACAAAATTAGGATTAGAAGAAGGCGCAAGTGCGATTGGAATTTTAACGATTACGCCAAGTGAGGCTTCGATTATTGCGAGTGACATTGCAACTAAATCAGGTGACGTTCGAATTGGCTTTATTGATCGTTTTAGTGGGTCTGTTGTACTTACTGGTGATGTTTCTTCTGTTGAATCAGCTTTACAACAAGTTGTTTATTCATTACATGAGATTTTGGACTTTTCTATTCCAAAAATCACTAGGAGCTGA
- a CDS encoding EutP/PduV family microcompartment system protein — MKKMMVMGSVGCGKTTLCQKLHGYDILYKKTQAVEYFQEMIDTPGEFVQHRQLYSALTVTSADASVIAILQSVTEKKQTFSPMFASIFAKPVIGIVTKVDLAESDKDIERAERELRMAGAKHIFYISSVEETGIEELRAYLED; from the coding sequence TTGAAGAAAATGATGGTAATGGGTTCAGTTGGTTGTGGTAAAACAACGCTGTGCCAGAAATTACATGGATATGATATTTTATATAAAAAAACACAAGCTGTGGAGTATTTTCAAGAAATGATTGATACCCCAGGCGAATTTGTACAACATAGACAACTATACAGTGCGCTCACTGTGACTTCGGCTGATGCATCAGTAATCGCGATTTTACAAAGTGTAACGGAGAAGAAGCAGACGTTTTCACCGATGTTTGCCAGTATTTTTGCTAAACCGGTTATTGGGATTGTTACAAAAGTGGATTTAGCGGAATCGGACAAAGACATCGAGCGAGCAGAGCGGGAATTACGCATGGCTGGCGCGAAGCATATTTTTTATATTTCTTCGGTAGAGGAAACTGGAATAGAAGAGCTTCGGGCATATTTGGAAGATTAA
- the cobU gene encoding bifunctional adenosylcobinamide kinase/adenosylcobinamide-phosphate guanylyltransferase, translated as MAEMMLVTGGARSGKSNFAEKEAAKYDRVLYVATGIAFQNDTEFQARIKKHQATRPEHWDTFEAFKGIATYLEQHGNQYDVIMLDCVTMLVTNLFFSLLGERELTNEIADEVEAAIQSEVRAILKAGKQSSAKLIFVTNEIGLGVVPENKLTRVFRDIIGRINQQIATEVEEVYFVVSGIPKRWK; from the coding sequence ATGGCTGAAATGATGCTTGTAACTGGTGGTGCTAGAAGTGGTAAAAGTAATTTTGCTGAAAAAGAAGCTGCCAAATATGATCGTGTTTTATATGTGGCGACCGGAATTGCATTTCAAAATGATACAGAGTTTCAAGCTAGGATAAAAAAACATCAAGCAACCCGTCCAGAACACTGGGATACTTTTGAAGCATTTAAAGGGATTGCTACTTACTTGGAGCAACATGGAAATCAATATGATGTAATAATGCTTGATTGCGTAACGATGTTAGTAACTAATTTATTTTTTTCGTTGCTTGGTGAGCGCGAGTTGACAAATGAGATTGCTGATGAAGTAGAAGCGGCGATTCAATCGGAAGTTCGTGCAATTTTAAAAGCAGGAAAGCAATCCTCTGCCAAACTTATTTTTGTTACGAACGAAATTGGGCTAGGGGTTGTACCTGAAAACAAGTTAACTCGAGTATTTCGAGATATTATTGGTCGTATTAATCAGCAAATTGCAACGGAAGTAGAGGAAGTTTATTTTGTCGTGAGCGGCATTCCGAAAAGGTGGAAGTAA
- the cobS gene encoding adenosylcobinamide-GDP ribazoletransferase, whose protein sequence is MKTLILLIQFFTRIPLPIQINMDEINLKKGSALLPLVGVVIGAWNWLVFSLVALVMPLPVAIIAGLFAEIIITGGFHVDALADTADGLFSSRKKERMLEIMKDSRVGANGVIAICFYFLFYGALFLSVPNIQQIGWLFFVLPIVAKGVTMLLFAKMSYAGSKEGLGSIFLGVPWWPIMIAQGIVLIVLALFFSYIGLIAYAGVLVFTIIYRLFVYKRIGGMNGDTLGAGGQMGQLVCLFCLVLIWGLM, encoded by the coding sequence ATGAAAACATTGATTTTATTAATTCAATTCTTTACGCGAATTCCGCTACCGATCCAAATAAATATGGACGAGATTAACTTGAAAAAAGGGAGCGCGCTTCTTCCGCTTGTTGGGGTTGTTATAGGTGCTTGGAATTGGCTCGTTTTTTCTTTAGTAGCGCTTGTTATGCCTTTGCCGGTTGCGATTATCGCGGGACTTTTTGCAGAAATTATTATTACGGGCGGATTCCATGTTGATGCGCTTGCAGATACAGCTGACGGATTATTTTCTTCGCGTAAAAAAGAGCGGATGCTAGAAATTATGAAAGATAGTCGTGTTGGTGCCAATGGTGTAATTGCGATTTGCTTTTATTTTCTTTTTTATGGCGCTTTATTTCTTTCTGTTCCAAATATACAGCAGATTGGCTGGTTGTTTTTCGTTTTACCAATCGTTGCAAAAGGTGTGACAATGCTACTTTTTGCGAAAATGAGTTATGCAGGATCGAAAGAAGGGCTTGGTTCTATTTTTCTAGGTGTTCCTTGGTGGCCGATTATGATTGCCCAAGGGATTGTTCTCATTGTTTTAGCGTTGTTTTTCTCTTATATTGGGCTAATTGCTTATGCTGGCGTGTTAGTATTTACGATTATTTACCGGTTATTTGTATATAAGCGAATTGGTGGAATGAACGGGGATACGCTTGGTGCAGGTGGGCAAATGGGACAACTTGTGTGCCTATTTTGTTTAGTGTTAATTTGGGGGTTGATGTAA
- the cobC gene encoding alpha-ribazole phosphatase, producing MQLIFVRHGETDCNALKKYCGQMDVALNENGIRQMKRLQERLTDYSFDLVVTSDLMRVNQSAALLSNRKPIRFPGFNEMNFGDFEGYTYQEISTKFPVAWDDYCSNWQTAPFPNGESFPVFYERVIATFKAEWENWQKLDTVLFVGHLGVLRAIALFLQDQKIAQFWDTDFKQGCYSLWDNKSQSFLISNQ from the coding sequence TTGCAACTTATTTTTGTCAGGCACGGCGAAACTGACTGCAATGCACTAAAAAAATATTGTGGTCAAATGGACGTGGCTTTAAATGAAAATGGTATAAGACAAATGAAACGACTCCAAGAAAGACTTACTGATTACTCATTTGACTTAGTCGTTACCAGTGATTTAATGCGAGTAAATCAATCTGCAGCATTGTTAAGTAACAGAAAGCCAATTCGTTTTCCTGGATTTAATGAAATGAATTTTGGCGATTTTGAAGGATATACATACCAAGAAATTAGTACTAAGTTTCCTGTCGCCTGGGATGACTATTGTAGTAACTGGCAAACAGCTCCGTTTCCAAATGGGGAAAGTTTTCCGGTTTTTTATGAGCGAGTGATAGCTACATTTAAGGCTGAATGGGAAAACTGGCAGAAACTCGATACGGTGTTATTTGTAGGGCATCTTGGTGTATTACGCGCCATTGCACTTTTTCTACAAGATCAAAAAATAGCACAATTTTGGGATACCGATTTTAAGCAAGGTTGCTATTCGCTCTGGGACAATAAGTCTCAAAGCTTTCTCATTTCTAATCAATAG
- a CDS encoding PocR ligand-binding domain-containing protein, with protein MLLQTKSNEMLLEKVMDEFSAATSLASVVVDIHGTEVSRLCNFTPFCQLIRSNPKYRSLCQKCDMFGGLEASKTGKPLIYRCHAGLTDFSVPIVVENQLSGFLLSGQVICEENSEVGNIQTEETDWKNDKDLISAFRSVPVFSSKKINSSAEMLTIISQYYLKSEMEKSREEQKQKIVFHHNKPTHHEDNKEIRKALKYIEKNLNRPITLDEVASHVYLSSYYFSKLFKKEMNVNFINYVNQKKMSLAKDMLKNPRWSIDNVARNLGFTQTSYFCKVFRKEFDVTPKGYRETLK; from the coding sequence ATGTTACTACAAACCAAAAGCAATGAAATGCTTCTTGAAAAAGTCATGGATGAGTTCTCAGCCGCTACTAGTCTAGCCTCAGTTGTTGTAGATATACACGGTACCGAAGTTTCAAGATTATGTAACTTTACTCCTTTTTGCCAACTCATTCGTTCTAACCCAAAATATCGCTCGCTTTGCCAAAAATGTGATATGTTTGGCGGGTTGGAAGCTTCTAAAACCGGAAAACCTTTAATTTATCGATGTCACGCTGGACTAACCGATTTTTCAGTTCCAATCGTCGTCGAAAATCAACTAAGCGGATTTTTGCTCAGCGGTCAGGTTATTTGTGAAGAAAATAGTGAAGTTGGTAATATTCAAACAGAAGAAACTGATTGGAAAAACGATAAAGACCTAATTTCCGCGTTTCGCTCTGTCCCTGTTTTCAGCTCTAAAAAAATCAATTCTTCTGCCGAAATGCTTACAATTATCTCCCAGTATTACTTGAAATCTGAAATGGAAAAAAGCCGCGAAGAACAAAAACAAAAAATCGTCTTCCATCACAATAAACCAACACATCATGAAGATAATAAAGAAATTCGAAAAGCACTTAAGTATATTGAAAAAAATCTCAATCGTCCAATTACACTTGATGAAGTTGCAAGTCATGTCTACCTTAGCTCTTATTACTTCAGTAAATTATTCAAAAAAGAAATGAATGTTAATTTTATCAATTATGTAAACCAAAAGAAAATGTCGCTCGCAAAAGATATGCTAAAAAATCCACGTTGGTCGATTGATAATGTTGCTCGTAACTTAGGATTCACCCAAACGAGCTATTTCTGCAAAGTCTTCCGAAAAGAGTTTGATGTAACTCCAAAAGGCTACCGCGAAACCTTAAAATAA
- the pduA gene encoding propanediol utilization microcompartment protein PduA translates to MQEALGLVETKGLVSAIEAADAMVKSANVTLTGYEKIGSGLVTVMVRGDVGAVKAATDAGAEAARNVGTVMSTHVIPRPHTDVEEILPVRVKSDE, encoded by the coding sequence ATGCAAGAAGCACTAGGTTTAGTTGAAACTAAAGGGCTAGTCAGCGCCATTGAAGCCGCTGACGCCATGGTTAAATCAGCTAACGTAACATTAACAGGGTACGAAAAAATCGGATCCGGGCTTGTTACTGTGATGGTTAGAGGGGATGTAGGTGCAGTTAAAGCAGCAACAGACGCTGGGGCTGAAGCAGCAAGAAATGTAGGTACCGTAATGAGTACACATGTTATTCCTCGTCCGCATACTGATGTGGAAGAAATTTTACCAGTGAGGGTGAAGTCAGATGAGTAA
- the pduB gene encoding propanediol utilization microcompartment protein PduB, protein MSKQNKLIDEILKQVMETVNDAPEKIVEDGGSRQMSEKAVQLTEFVGTAIGDTIGLVIANVDGQLLEAMKLEKSYRSIGILGARTGAGPHIMAADEAVKATNTEVVKIELPRDTKGGAGHGSLIIFGGDDVSDVKRAVEVALNELDKTFGDVYGNEAGHIELQYTARASHALNTAFGAPVGKAFGLMVGAPAGIGVVMADTAVKSANVDVVAYSSPADGTSFSNEVILCISGDSGAVRQAVISAREIGKKLLGALGDEPKNDRPSYI, encoded by the coding sequence ATGAGTAAGCAAAATAAACTGATTGACGAAATTCTAAAACAGGTAATGGAAACGGTCAATGATGCCCCGGAAAAAATAGTAGAGGATGGAGGATCACGTCAAATGAGTGAAAAAGCAGTTCAATTAACAGAGTTTGTAGGAACAGCGATTGGAGATACAATCGGCCTAGTGATTGCGAATGTAGACGGACAACTTTTAGAAGCAATGAAGCTTGAGAAGTCTTACCGTTCTATAGGTATTTTAGGAGCCCGTACTGGTGCAGGCCCACATATTATGGCAGCAGATGAAGCTGTAAAAGCAACGAATACAGAAGTAGTAAAAATCGAATTACCACGTGATACAAAAGGCGGTGCAGGTCACGGTTCTTTAATTATCTTTGGTGGTGATGATGTTTCTGATGTTAAACGCGCAGTGGAAGTTGCACTGAATGAATTAGATAAAACTTTTGGAGATGTATACGGTAACGAAGCAGGGCATATTGAACTCCAATATACCGCTCGCGCAAGCCACGCACTTAATACAGCATTTGGCGCACCAGTAGGTAAAGCATTTGGACTTATGGTTGGTGCACCGGCTGGAATTGGCGTTGTTATGGCTGATACTGCGGTGAAATCTGCCAATGTAGATGTGGTTGCTTATTCTTCACCAGCAGATGGAACAAGTTTCTCCAATGAAGTGATTCTTTGTATTTCAGGAGATTCTGGCGCAGTTCGTCAAGCAGTTATTTCAGCACGTGAAATTGGTAAAAAATTACTTGGAGCTTTAGGGGATGAACCGAAAAATGATCGTCCATCCTACATTTAG
- a CDS encoding propanediol/glycerol family dehydratase large subunit produces MKSKRFEELAKRPVNQDGFVKEWIEEGLIAMESPNDPKPSIKIENGKVVEMDSKKLADFDLIDHFIAKYGVDLSRAEEVMKMDSVKLANMLCDPNVPREKIVLLTTAMTPAKIVEVVSQMNVVEMMMSMQKMRSRRTPTTQAHVTNLRDNPVQIAADAAEAAIRGFDEQETTVAVVRYAPFNALSLLVGSQTGRGGVLTQCSLEEATELELGMRGLTCYAETISVYGTEPVFTDGDDTPWSKGILASAYASRGLKMRFTSGTGSEVQMGYAEGKSMLYLESRCIFITKAAGVQGLQNGSISCIGIPGAVPSGIRAVLAENLIAVMLDLEVASGNDQTFSHSDIRRTARLLMQFLPGTDYISSGYSATPNYDNMFAGSNFDADDFDDYNILQRDLKVDGGLTPVTEEEVVAVRNKAARVIQVVFDKLGLPAVTDEEVEAATYARGSNDMPERNMVEDIKAAAEMMDRGVTGLDVVKALAAGGFDDVAESVLNMLKQRVSGDFLHTSAIIDKDWNVISSVNDLNDYAGPGTGYRLEGERWEKLKDIAVAVDANELD; encoded by the coding sequence ATGAAATCAAAACGCTTTGAAGAATTAGCAAAACGCCCGGTCAATCAAGATGGTTTTGTAAAAGAATGGATTGAAGAAGGCTTAATCGCAATGGAAAGTCCAAATGACCCAAAACCAAGCATTAAAATAGAAAATGGAAAAGTAGTCGAAATGGACAGCAAAAAATTAGCTGATTTTGACTTAATTGACCATTTTATCGCTAAATATGGCGTCGATTTATCTCGTGCAGAAGAAGTTATGAAAATGGATTCTGTTAAGCTTGCAAACATGCTTTGCGACCCAAATGTACCACGGGAAAAAATCGTTTTACTTACAACAGCAATGACACCGGCAAAAATAGTTGAAGTAGTTTCACAAATGAACGTTGTCGAAATGATGATGTCCATGCAAAAAATGCGCTCACGTAGAACACCGACAACGCAAGCTCACGTAACTAACTTACGTGATAACCCTGTTCAAATTGCAGCAGATGCAGCAGAGGCAGCAATTCGTGGTTTTGACGAGCAAGAAACAACCGTTGCTGTAGTTCGTTATGCACCTTTCAACGCACTTAGCTTATTGGTAGGTTCGCAAACAGGCCGTGGTGGCGTATTAACCCAATGTTCTCTTGAAGAAGCAACAGAATTAGAGCTTGGTATGCGCGGTTTAACTTGTTACGCTGAAACGATTTCTGTTTATGGTACAGAACCTGTATTTACAGACGGAGATGATACGCCTTGGTCCAAAGGTATTTTGGCAAGTGCTTATGCGTCTCGCGGTCTAAAAATGCGTTTCACATCTGGAACTGGTTCTGAGGTTCAAATGGGTTATGCAGAAGGAAAATCGATGCTTTATCTAGAATCTCGCTGTATCTTCATTACGAAAGCGGCTGGTGTTCAAGGTTTACAAAATGGTTCGATTAGTTGTATCGGAATTCCGGGAGCCGTACCAAGTGGTATTAGAGCAGTTCTTGCAGAGAATTTAATTGCCGTTATGTTAGATCTAGAAGTAGCTTCTGGTAACGACCAAACTTTCTCTCACTCGGATATTCGCCGTACAGCTCGTTTGCTGATGCAATTTTTACCAGGAACTGATTACATTTCATCTGGATATAGTGCGACTCCAAACTATGACAATATGTTTGCGGGTTCCAATTTTGATGCAGATGATTTTGATGATTACAATATTTTACAACGTGATTTAAAAGTAGATGGTGGTTTAACGCCAGTGACGGAGGAAGAAGTTGTAGCGGTTAGAAATAAAGCTGCACGAGTAATCCAAGTTGTCTTTGATAAATTAGGTCTTCCTGCTGTAACGGATGAGGAAGTAGAAGCAGCAACCTATGCACGTGGAAGTAACGATATGCCAGAACGTAACATGGTAGAAGATATTAAAGCAGCAGCAGAAATGATGGACCGCGGCGTAACTGGTCTGGATGTTGTAAAAGCATTAGCTGCTGGTGGATTTGACGATGTTGCCGAAAGCGTACTAAACATGCTGAAACAACGCGTATCTGGAGACTTCCTTCATACATCTGCCATCATTGATAAAGACTGGAATGTCATTAGTTCCGTCAACGATTTAAATGATTACGCAGGCCCAGGAACTGGTTATCGCTTAGAAGGCGAACGCTGGGAAAAATTAAAAGATATTGCTGTTGCAGTTGATGCAAACGAATTAGATTAA
- a CDS encoding propanediol/glycerol family dehydratase medium subunit — protein MVEINEKVLRGIISEVLDELQLKEDKVSFQKEQPSVAVSDESFLTEVGDAKPGRQKDEVVIAVAPAFGKYQTKNIVGVPHKQILREVIAGIEEEGLKARVVRVFRSSDVAFVAVEGDKLSGSGICIGIQSRGTALIHQKDLQPLSNLELFPQAPLITLETYRAIGKNAAKYAKGESPNPVPMVNDQMARPKFQAKAALLHIKETKHVVQGKNAVELQVN, from the coding sequence ATGGTTGAAATTAACGAAAAAGTGCTTCGCGGAATTATCTCAGAAGTACTAGATGAATTACAGCTTAAAGAAGATAAAGTTTCTTTCCAAAAAGAACAGCCAAGTGTTGCAGTTTCAGATGAAAGCTTTTTAACAGAAGTTGGGGATGCGAAACCAGGAAGACAAAAAGATGAAGTTGTTATTGCGGTCGCACCAGCTTTTGGTAAATATCAAACGAAAAACATTGTTGGCGTTCCACATAAACAGATTTTACGAGAAGTGATTGCAGGCATTGAAGAAGAAGGGTTAAAAGCACGCGTTGTTCGTGTATTCCGTTCTTCTGATGTAGCTTTCGTCGCAGTAGAAGGCGACAAATTAAGTGGTTCAGGCATTTGTATCGGCATTCAGTCGCGCGGTACAGCATTAATCCATCAAAAAGATTTACAACCACTTTCGAACCTAGAGTTATTCCCACAAGCACCACTAATCACACTAGAAACTTACCGGGCAATTGGTAAAAACGCTGCGAAATATGCAAAAGGTGAATCACCAAATCCAGTCCCAATGGTAAATGATCAAATGGCTCGTCCAAAATTCCAAGCAAAAGCAGCTTTACTTCATATCAAAGAAACGAAACATGTTGTTCAAGGTAAAAACGCAGTCGAACTACAAGTAAATTAA
- a CDS encoding diol dehydratase small subunit, with amino-acid sequence MNQEALENMVRNILQEVNSGAVTTTTSQKASGDSLTVRDYPLGTKRPELVKTASSKSLDDITLKSVLDGTIKPEDVRVTAETLKMQAQVARDAGRATLANNFERAAELTVVPDERILEIYNAMRPYRSSREELLAIADELENVYQATICSNYVREAAQLYQERKKLKGDN; translated from the coding sequence ATGAATCAAGAAGCACTAGAAAATATGGTTAGAAATATTTTACAAGAAGTAAATAGTGGTGCAGTAACAACAACCACTTCTCAAAAAGCAAGCGGAGATTCACTGACTGTACGCGACTACCCACTCGGTACGAAACGTCCAGAACTTGTAAAAACAGCTTCATCTAAATCTTTGGATGATATTACGCTAAAAAGTGTTCTAGATGGCACAATTAAACCTGAAGATGTTCGTGTAACAGCAGAGACGCTTAAAATGCAAGCGCAAGTAGCAAGAGATGCAGGACGTGCTACACTCGCGAACAACTTTGAACGTGCAGCAGAATTAACCGTTGTTCCAGATGAGCGTATTTTAGAAATTTACAATGCGATGCGTCCTTACCGTTCTTCAAGAGAAGAATTGCTTGCGATTGCGGATGAATTAGAAAATGTGTATCAAGCAACAATTTGTTCTAATTATGTTCGTGAAGCAGCACAGCTTTATCAAGAGCGTAAGAAATTAAAAGGCGATAATTAA